A genome region from Megalobrama amblycephala isolate DHTTF-2021 linkage group LG16, ASM1881202v1, whole genome shotgun sequence includes the following:
- the ccdc92ba gene encoding coiled-coil domain-containing protein 92 isoform X2, whose amino-acid sequence MKPPGRSEADVQEEEQQLEARCQEVEEHLQEQQQVQSDLRWELSQKSVLVGALRASLKEKERRFLEELKHRSHRTTALNTELQKQTEVAAYLSFQLHSAKQKLQQQKQQQQQQRRRPAQLGTDKPPVHPSPQASASSPTVIKPKRRSSSRPSSHLRTERARECVPRERVTGPEEPMAMPDPALFLYPYRHRSRPLPPHRHALQEADGEESEELDQGASVSRLATTVAKATATTASTTENNAE is encoded by the coding sequence ATGTGCAGGAGGAAGAACAGCAGCTGGAAGCCCGTTGTCAGGAGGTGGAGGAGCATCTGCAGGAGCAGCAGCAGGTCCAGAGTGATCTGAGATGGGAGCTGAGCCAGAAGTCAGTGCTGGTGGGCGCTCTCCGTGCCAGTCTGAAGGAGAAAGAGCGCCGTTTCCTGGAGGAATTAAAACACCGCAGCCACAGGACCACTGCACTCAACACCGAACTGCAGAAGCAGACAGAGGTGGCTGCATACCTGTCCTTCCAGCTGCATTCAGCAAAGCAGAAACTCcagcagcagaagcagcagcagcagcagcagcgaaGGAGGCCGGCCCAGCTCGGCACGGACAAGCCCCCCGTCCACCCTTCACCTCAGGCCAGCGCCAGCAGCCCAACTGTGATTAAACCCAAGCGGCGGAGCTCGAGCCGGCCCTCCTCGCACCTCCGCACGGAGCGCGCCAGGGAGTGCGTGCCGCGCGAGAGGGTGACGGGCCCAGAGGAGCCCATGGCCATGCCTGACCCCGCCCTCTTCCTATATCCCTACAGACACAGATCCCGGCCCCTCCCACCACATAGACACGCCCTGCAGGAGGCAGATGGGGAGGAGTCAGAGGAGCTGGATCAGGGAGCTTCAGTGAGCAGACTGGCAACGACAGTAGCTAAAGCCACTGCGACCACGGCATCCACTACAGAGAACAACGCTGAATGA